The following proteins come from a genomic window of Mammaliicoccus sp. Marseille-Q6498:
- the coxB gene encoding cytochrome c oxidase subunit II: MKTRLKNTKMFGLLVALLFVLAGCGEPHLSVLRPGGEVADKQFFLLMLSIGIMLLVIVVVVVIFLIAMLKFRRKKLGEDFVPKDVEGNHKLELLWTIIPIVLLIILAIPTVMLTFSLGDTKAIDKVDEKGKSKELVIDVTANLYWWEFSYPNEKIVTSQELVVPTDKKVYFRLHSADVKHSFWVPAVGGKMDTNVEGINKFYLEFNNDKAKEVKNLFYGKCAELCGPSHALMDFKVKALPQKDFDKWVKNMKSVDKPVAATSSQAKEGEKVFNKSCAGCHAVTPTGKAAKGPNLTNFGDRELIAGYLKHDDKNLKKWIKDPESIKPGNKMTGQYKVSDEDIDALSAYLMERKVDK, encoded by the coding sequence ATGAAGACACGTTTAAAAAACACGAAAATGTTCGGTTTACTTGTTGCACTGTTGTTTGTTCTTGCAGGGTGTGGTGAACCACATTTATCAGTTCTTCGTCCAGGCGGTGAAGTAGCTGATAAACAATTCTTTTTATTAATGCTTTCCATTGGCATTATGTTACTAGTTATTGTCGTAGTTGTTGTTATTTTCTTAATTGCGATGCTTAAATTCCGTCGTAAAAAGTTAGGTGAAGATTTTGTGCCTAAAGACGTCGAAGGTAATCACAAATTAGAATTACTTTGGACTATTATTCCAATTGTATTGCTTATTATTTTAGCCATTCCTACAGTTATGCTTACTTTTTCATTAGGCGATACTAAAGCAATAGATAAAGTGGATGAAAAAGGTAAAAGTAAGGAACTTGTGATTGACGTTACGGCAAATCTTTATTGGTGGGAATTTAGTTATCCAAATGAAAAAATTGTTACCAGCCAAGAACTGGTTGTACCAACAGATAAAAAGGTTTACTTCAGATTACATTCAGCTGACGTAAAACACTCATTCTGGGTACCGGCAGTTGGAGGTAAAATGGATACAAACGTAGAAGGTATTAATAAATTCTACTTGGAATTCAATAATGACAAAGCTAAAGAAGTCAAAAATTTATTCTATGGTAAATGTGCAGAGCTTTGCGGTCCTTCCCATGCATTGATGGACTTTAAAGTAAAAGCTTTACCTCAGAAAGATTTTGATAAATGGGTTAAAAATATGAAATCCGTTGATAAACCTGTAGCTGCGACTTCTAGTCAAGCTAAAGAAGGTGAAAAGGTATTTAATAAATCATGTGCAGGATGTCACGCAGTAACACCAACTGGTAAAGCTGCAAAAGGTCCAAACTTAACTAACTTTGGTGATCGTGAATTAATCGCTGGTTATTTAAAACATGATGATAAGAACCTTAAAAAATGGATTAAAGACCCAGAAAGTATAAAACCTGGTAACAAAATGACTGGTCAATATAAAGTTTCTGATGAGGACATTGATGCTTTATCTGCCTACTTAATGGAACGAAAAGTTGATAAGTAA
- the cyoE gene encoding heme o synthase, giving the protein MQHNQYSATSEKEINTSRISLNEFKAIIKMGLVQGNLIPTFAGAWLAIVFGGFNFFQSLPIVLLMIVGSTLIMGGACAINNYYDQDIDSIMPSKQKRPTVNNRISDRHLIQLSFLLMIVGEILLFMINIPTGIIGLLGIFGYVVLYSIWSKRHTVWNTVVGSFPGAIPPLIGWASIDQTLSPLAWTLFLVLFAWQPAHFYALAYRRKDEYALAKIPMLPAVKSFNRTRLSMLLWVALLLPIPFLMSQLGIVFIVIATLLNLGWMLLALYGFKKEINRSKWATSMFVFSLNYLVIFFVMTVIVTVIQLI; this is encoded by the coding sequence TTGCAACATAATCAATATAGTGCGACTTCTGAAAAAGAGATAAATACGAGTCGAATCTCGTTAAATGAATTTAAAGCCATCATTAAGATGGGGCTAGTTCAAGGGAACTTAATACCAACGTTTGCAGGTGCTTGGCTTGCAATTGTATTTGGTGGATTTAACTTCTTCCAAAGTTTACCGATTGTTTTATTAATGATTGTAGGATCCACACTTATTATGGGCGGTGCTTGTGCGATAAATAATTATTACGACCAAGACATCGACTCTATTATGCCATCTAAACAAAAAAGACCGACAGTTAATAATCGAATTAGTGATCGTCACTTAATTCAATTAAGTTTTTTATTAATGATAGTAGGTGAAATCCTATTATTTATGATTAACATACCGACGGGCATCATAGGTTTACTTGGGATATTTGGTTACGTCGTTTTATATTCAATTTGGTCAAAAAGACATACTGTATGGAATACAGTTGTGGGGAGTTTTCCTGGTGCGATACCACCATTAATCGGTTGGGCAAGTATCGATCAAACATTAAGCCCATTAGCTTGGACGTTATTTTTAGTGTTATTTGCTTGGCAACCTGCGCATTTTTACGCTTTAGCATATCGTCGTAAAGATGAATATGCATTGGCTAAAATACCAATGTTACCAGCAGTTAAAAGTTTCAATAGAACACGATTAAGTATGCTGTTATGGGTAGCTTTATTATTACCAATACCTTTCTTAATGTCACAATTAGGAATAGTGTTTATTGTTATTGCAACATTGCTCAATTTGGGATGGATGTTATTAGCTTTATATGGGTTTAAAAAAGAAATTAATAGATCAAAATGGGCAACGAGCATGTTTGTTTTTTCTTTAAATTATCTTGTTATTTTCTTTGTAATGACAGTAATCGTAACTGTTATACAATTAATATAA
- a CDS encoding heme A synthase, producing the protein MFNDKFLKWLSTITTIVMLFVQLGGSLVTKTGSADGCGNSWPLCHGSVIPADWPVDTIIELAHRGVSGLALILVCLLSYISWVKIGHIREVKPLAITSIAFIFAQALIGAAAVIWQQNDFILSLHFGISLISFASVLLLTLIIYEVDKKFEAASLVIDKHLKMHTYGVVFYIYIVIYSGALVRHANASLACLSWPFCRNDSIGLPQNFYEWIQMSHRTLAFIIFIWILYIFIYAFKNYAKYRVIKYGWALAFILVCLQVTTGALSVITRVNLFIALLHALFITLLFGLLCYFIMLISRSKRNT; encoded by the coding sequence TTGTTTAATGATAAATTCTTAAAGTGGCTATCCACAATAACAACAATAGTGATGTTGTTTGTACAACTAGGAGGATCTTTAGTTACGAAGACAGGTTCTGCTGATGGTTGTGGTAATTCTTGGCCACTTTGTCACGGCTCCGTTATACCTGCTGATTGGCCAGTTGATACGATAATTGAATTAGCACATAGAGGTGTATCCGGATTAGCACTTATTTTAGTTTGTTTACTCTCATATATAAGTTGGGTGAAAATCGGCCATATTAGAGAAGTCAAACCACTTGCTATTACAAGTATTGCATTTATTTTTGCTCAAGCATTAATTGGAGCTGCAGCTGTTATTTGGCAACAAAATGACTTTATACTTTCTTTACATTTTGGTATTTCACTTATAAGCTTTGCTTCAGTATTATTGCTAACTTTAATTATATATGAAGTAGATAAAAAATTCGAAGCAGCGAGCTTAGTCATCGATAAACATTTAAAAATGCATACGTATGGTGTTGTTTTTTACATCTACATCGTCATCTATTCTGGCGCTTTAGTTAGACACGCAAATGCCAGTCTTGCTTGCTTAAGTTGGCCATTTTGTCGTAATGATAGTATCGGTTTACCGCAAAACTTTTATGAATGGATTCAAATGTCTCATCGTACTTTAGCATTTATCATATTCATTTGGATTTTATATATCTTTATATACGCATTCAAAAATTACGCAAAATATCGTGTAATTAAATATGGTTGGGCATTAGCATTTATATTAGTTTGTTTACAAGTTACAACTGGTGCTTTATCAGTAATTACGAGAGTTAATTTATTCATAGCATTACTTCACGCATTATTCATTACATTGTTATTTGGTTTGCTATGTTACTTTATTATGCTTATCTCTCGTTCAAAACGAAATACTTAA